Part of the Sphingobacterium sp. LZ7M1 genome, CACTGCCACGACCACATAGATTTTTCCTTCAGCACGAAGACCATCAGCCATCTGAACCTTTTCTTGGGCATTCGACGAAAAACTGATCATTAATGCCAGTAGGGACAATAGAAAATTTCTCATATTAAAAACTATTTCTTTTATCTTCAATTATACGAACGCGATAACGTAGGGTCGCTATCCAACAACCAATCAAAATCCAACCAATTACCGCTGTGTAAAATACAGGGCGCATGTAATTGTCCATATCCAAATCCCCGAAAGTAGAGTTGCCCCCGCTTCCCGGATGCAGTGAATCATTCATCTTTGGTAGGATATAGATCAATACGATCATGATCGGAAATGCAAAAATATTGTAGATCGCAGAGATCTTAGCACGTTTCTGTTCTTCTTCCATGGCATTGCGAAGTACCAAGTAGGCTAAGTACATCAAAGTGGCAATGGCTGCTCCATTCAACTGTGGGTCATTCGTCCAGGGTGCTCCCCAAGTAATATTTGCCCACAACATTCCTGTCATCAATCCACAGGCACAGAATAAAATACCGGTATTTACGGCCTCAACAGCCATGAAATCGTATTCACGCTTGCCCGTGTTCAGATACTTAATGCTATAGATCAGGGATATCAAATAAAGAATCATCATCGTAAACCACATTGGAACGTGGAAATATACATTACGAATGGTTTCATTTAAAATAGATAATACGGGAACGGGGCCAAGGAGTCCTGCAATTATGGTACTAGCGACCATGACAACCCCTAAAATTTTCCACCAACTTTTTTTCATAAGAACAAAAATCAATCTCGCCAAAGGTAAGGAAATAACAGCAAAGAAATAGCAATTGTAACGACAT contains:
- a CDS encoding CcmD family protein — its product is MRNFLLSLLALMISFSSNAQEKVQMADGLRAEGKIYVVVAVMLVIFLSVAIYLFSIDKRVKKLEKDK
- the ccsA gene encoding cytochrome c biogenesis protein; protein product: MKKSWWKILGVVMVASTIIAGLLGPVPVLSILNETIRNVYFHVPMWFTMMILYLISLIYSIKYLNTGKREYDFMAVEAVNTGILFCACGLMTGMLWANITWGAPWTNDPQLNGAAIATLMYLAYLVLRNAMEEEQKRAKISAIYNIFAFPIMIVLIYILPKMNDSLHPGSGGNSTFGDLDMDNYMRPVFYTAVIGWILIGCWIATLRYRVRIIEDKRNSF